One window of Deltaproteobacteria bacterium genomic DNA carries:
- a CDS encoding AAA family ATPase yields the protein MHITELRIRHFRSFAKAKFSFRQGVNTLIGENGSGKTNALHALRILLDESLTRNAVYLRESEFCRNLGQWRGHWIVVSADFSNLDSSEGCQLLRHNTAHMDGTNTATYSFFFRPKGEIRKKLYELSSEGEDPDEYLSSLTVDDYEPVWTGRARGNFLDDQIYKAYVGDFDTGEFPNPEDDDQDVIGVKVQPIYQEVACTFVPALRDVIADMRGYRSNPLLTLLRGMESSIMIADSERITGKIADLNSDISSLQEIKRLANGIEATLHNAVGHTYAPGISIKSALPDSMEKLLQRLSVLVGDSAVSDYRGELHEQSLGGANLIYVALKLLEYEFKLSSDRVAHFLLIEEPEAHIHTHIQKSLFSKLPSRRTQVIVSTHSTHISSAAQIASVNILAKKADHAEVYQPARGLSPEIVTRVERYLDAVRSTLLFAKGVLLVEGAAEQIMIPAMLRAVFGVSPDELGFSVITMSSAFFLHIAVIFADDRIQRPCAIATDRDTSLIDLPDDPEDDTKDQAHARAAEKSGESRHQSLQELADGNPWLRAFFTDHTFEVGFISAGNTWEVVRTLNNIYNNAGFKKRSKQRLESDDPPTYGKEILRLSGKLGKGWFALLLSEKLVSRTNIPDYILQAVAFASHASIDESSLKQIGLFRATAEANYEDDTLRKVLPSLTELERMSPSDFLSTFREAVPSDPLSLFCQYLEEY from the coding sequence ATGCATATTACGGAATTGAGAATCCGCCACTTCAGGAGTTTTGCAAAGGCCAAGTTTTCCTTCCGACAGGGGGTCAACACGCTAATCGGAGAGAATGGCTCCGGCAAGACGAATGCTCTGCATGCTTTGCGCATTCTCCTTGATGAGTCTCTCACGCGAAATGCCGTGTACCTTCGTGAGTCAGAATTCTGCCGCAATCTCGGGCAGTGGCGTGGACATTGGATCGTGGTATCTGCAGACTTCTCGAATCTGGATTCATCGGAAGGGTGCCAGCTTCTTAGACATAACACAGCGCACATGGATGGAACGAACACCGCCACCTATTCGTTCTTCTTTCGACCAAAAGGCGAGATTCGAAAGAAATTGTACGAGTTGTCAAGCGAAGGCGAGGATCCGGACGAGTATCTATCCAGCCTGACAGTTGACGATTACGAGCCTGTGTGGACGGGTCGAGCACGTGGAAACTTTCTGGACGATCAGATATACAAAGCATATGTCGGCGATTTCGATACGGGTGAGTTTCCTAATCCCGAGGACGACGACCAAGATGTCATAGGTGTCAAAGTGCAACCAATCTATCAGGAAGTCGCCTGCACCTTTGTGCCGGCACTCCGTGATGTTATTGCCGATATGCGTGGCTATCGCAGCAATCCGCTTCTGACTCTACTGCGGGGTATGGAATCATCTATCATGATCGCGGATTCTGAACGGATTACCGGGAAAATTGCTGACCTTAACAGTGATATCTCCTCGTTACAGGAAATTAAAAGATTAGCGAACGGAATCGAGGCTACGCTACACAATGCAGTTGGGCACACGTATGCGCCTGGGATAAGCATTAAATCCGCTCTCCCAGATTCAATGGAGAAGCTCCTTCAGCGCCTTAGTGTGCTCGTGGGGGACAGCGCGGTTTCAGACTATCGTGGAGAATTGCACGAGCAGAGCCTAGGGGGTGCGAACCTCATATACGTGGCTCTAAAGCTACTTGAGTATGAGTTCAAGCTCTCGAGTGACCGAGTAGCTCATTTCCTGTTGATCGAAGAACCAGAAGCCCATATCCATACACACATACAGAAGTCCTTGTTTTCCAAACTTCCTTCAAGAAGGACCCAAGTAATTGTCTCCACCCACTCTACGCATATATCGTCTGCTGCTCAAATCGCGAGCGTCAACATTCTTGCAAAGAAGGCCGACCATGCGGAGGTTTACCAACCCGCGCGCGGTCTTTCGCCTGAGATAGTGACACGTGTAGAGAGATACTTGGATGCCGTTCGTTCAACATTGCTGTTTGCCAAAGGCGTTCTATTGGTTGAAGGGGCCGCAGAGCAGATCATGATCCCTGCAATGTTACGGGCGGTGTTTGGTGTGAGCCCAGACGAGCTTGGTTTCAGTGTAATAACAATGAGTTCTGCATTTTTCCTTCACATTGCAGTCATCTTCGCCGATGATCGAATTCAGCGTCCTTGTGCAATTGCTACAGACCGTGACACGTCTCTCATCGACCTCCCTGACGATCCAGAAGACGACACCAAAGACCAGGCACACGCGAGAGCAGCAGAGAAGTCAGGCGAGTCTCGGCACCAGAGTCTCCAGGAACTCGCCGATGGCAATCCATGGCTTCGCGCCTTTTTCACCGATCATACTTTTGAAGTGGGATTCATTAGTGCCGGTAACACGTGGGAAGTGGTGCGCACCCTGAACAATATCTACAACAATGCTGGCTTCAAAAAGAGAAGCAAACAGAGACTGGAATCGGATGATCCCCCAACATACGGCAAGGAGATCCTACGGCTCTCAGGAAAACTAGGAAAGGGTTGGTTCGCTCTTTTGTTGTCCGAGAAACTTGTTTCACGAACCAACATTCCTGATTATATTCTTCAAGCGGTTGCCTTTGCCAGTCATGCGAGCATCGATGAGAGCTCGTTGAAACAGATAGGGTTATTCAGGGCTACGGCTGAAGCTAATTACGAAGACGACACTCTCCGCAAGGTTCTGCCGTCCCTCACGGAATTGGAGCGTATGAGCCCAAGCGATTTTCTTTCGACCTTCCGCGAGGCTGTACCCTCTGACCCACTATCGCTTTTCTGCCAATATCTTGAAGAATACTGA